A region of Macrobrachium nipponense isolate FS-2020 chromosome 7, ASM1510439v2, whole genome shotgun sequence DNA encodes the following proteins:
- the LOC135217141 gene encoding LOW QUALITY PROTEIN: ankyrin repeat and SAM domain-containing protein 6-like (The sequence of the model RefSeq protein was modified relative to this genomic sequence to represent the inferred CDS: inserted 3 bases in 2 codons), whose amino-acid sequence MEVDPVQDFXQSCRRGDIEFIKASLKSGVNIEAPDHDNNTALHIAAANDHENAVAFLLTAGANREATNNLGWTPLMQAARHGHVHVVSRLINAGALVDAYNRLGMSALMLASVSGHMGTIRMLIEAGAKYDPEITNASSQITPTPLMIAAQHGNNAVVRLYLDKGVSANKAIPKIGITPLMFSAAGGNVSTAQLLLDRGADANATSACDLTALDVANASNRPDIVNCLEKVTARQKKKGAGYDLMEAVRNGDLKSAQEILIADPGQSQITASDGATPLMVAAMFGHYQIAKLLLQYGAPIDAQDQKNGWTALMQAIYHRHTELAKLLIKCGADTNKVAHRGYTAYDFASETLDIDIMSIFVEAQMSSQHLGTPSPTPQVGWSQQRGGSSQEIASVSSKHGLKHWWNRVSNRFNKVKGVKVLRSTSEDDSLSDISLLPPMVPIHYDPILPQELKLPPIMDFEDGSIYVTETMKNMVPPLISPTGGKPGFVSKAMPPGRKIVPGGPLELPHHATNSHLLKTSLGSGGRLSPGSSLSGPSPQSSGEARGLGHILKNGGRRGLDKKKVGGSSSGESNLLXSSLESGGSGGSSLKTVTSSKSSKSSKSSHSTATLTPQMGEEKHETASSTHHLTLSLGSGQLSEVLQKLALNQYLNLFIEQEVDLDVFLELSDEDLQDLGISTAPAREKILKAIASLKAKVNS is encoded by the exons GAGTGAATATTGAGGCCCCTGACCATGACAACAACACTGCACTCCACATTGCTGCTGCTAATGACCATGAAAATGCTGTGGCCTTCTTGCTTACCGCAGGGGCCAACAGGGAAGCTACAAATAACCTCGGCTGGACACCACTTATGCAGGCGGCTAGACACGGTCACGTGCATGTCGTCAGTCGTCTGATTAATGCTGGAGCGTTAGTAGATGCATataataggttag GAATGTCAGCACTCATGTTGGCTTCGGTCAGTGGTCACATGGGAACGATTCGCATGTTGATAGAAGCTGGAGCCAAGTATGACCCTGAGATTACAAATGCTTCTAGTCAGATCACCCCAACCCCACTTATGATTGCTGCCCAACACGGAAACAATGCTGTGGTACGGCTGTATCTGGACAAAGGCGTCAGTGCAAACAAAGCAATTCCCAAAATAG GTATTACCCCACTTATGTTTAGTGCTGCAGGAGGAAATGTGTCCACAGCACAGTTGCTTTTAGACCGTGGTGCTGACGCGAATGCAACCAGTGCCTGTGATCTAACGGCGCTCGATGTTGCAAATGCCAGTAATAGGCCAGATATTGTGAACTGCCTTGAAAAAGTGACggcaagacaaaagaaaaaag GTGCTGGATATGACCTAATGGAAGCAGTTCGAAACGGAGACTTGAAATCTGCCCAAGAAATACTCATAGCAGATCCAGGCCAGAGTCAAATAACAGCTTCCGATGGTGCCACACCTTTAATGGTTGCTGCTATGTTTGGACATTACCAGATAGCTAAGTTGTTGCTGCAGTATGGGGCTCCAATTGATGCCCAGGACCAGAAGAATGGTTGGACCGCTCTCATGCAAGCTATATATCATAG GCACACAGAATTGGCAAAATTACTGATAAAATGTGGAGCAGACACAAATAAGGTAGCTCATCGGGGTTACACAGCTTATGATTTTGCAAGTGAAACACTTGACATTGATATAATGAGTATCTTTGTTGAGGCTCAG ATGAGCTCTCAGCATTTGGGTACCCCATCTCCCACACCTCAAGTCGGTTGGTCACAGCAGAGAGGAGGAAGTTCGCAAGAAATAGCTAGCGTGTCGTCAAAACACGGTCTTAAACATTGGTGGAATAGAGTGTCTAACAG GTTCAACAAAGTGAAAGGGGTGAAAGTGCTCAGGTCAACGTCAGAAGATGACAGTTTAAGCGACATCAGTCTATTGCCTCCTATGGTGCCTATACACTATGATCCAATCCTGCCACAGGAATTAAAATTACCTCCAATTATG GATTTTGAGGATGGCAGTATATACGTCACTGAAACCATGAAAAATATGGTGCCTCCACTTATATCTCCAACTGGTGGAAAACCAGGATTCGTCTCCAAAGCCATGCCTCCAGGACGGAAAATAGTGCCGGGAGGGCCACTCGAACTCCCTCACCACGCTACAAATTCACACCTTTTAAAAACCAGCTTGGGAAGTGGGGGAAGATTATCTCCTGGATCTTCGCTCTCTGGACCAAGCCCTCAATCATCAG GTGAAGCACGAGGACTGGGGCACATTTTGAAAAATGGTGGCAGAAGGGGTCTAGACAAAAAGAAAGTTGGTGGTAGCAGCAGCGGAGAAAGTAACCTTT GATCTTCACTGGAAAGCGGCGGTTCAGGAGGGTCATCCCTGAAAACCGTCACATCCTCAAAATCTTCAAAATCCTCGAAGTCGTCCCATTCGACCGCAACGCTGACCCCGCAGATGGGGGAGGAAAAACACGAGACCGCCTCATCGACCCATCACTTGACTCTCAGCCTGGGATCTGGACAGTTGTCAGAGGTCCTTCAGAAACTTGCTCTGAATCAGTATTTAAACTTGTTTATTGAACAAGAAGTAGACTTAGATGTCTTCTTAGAACTGTCAGATGAAGATCTCCAAGACCTAGGTATATCGACTGCTCCAGCCagggaaaaaatcttaaaagctaTTGCTAGCCTAAAAGCCAAAGTTAATTCATGA
- the LOC135217143 gene encoding zinc finger protein 569-like, protein MKMHAAIHKVDGNRLGGMLEEARNKDLVSRGLPIPVNTSAPHTCSYCGMTFTQSYKYKRHLRVHTGEKPYECFCGSRYSRSERLRRHQIKCHGFPEITSRNGLPMNMMPQVLLQVKQTVSGVSLEANEAGLLESTKCDAQPDVKPEIGVNEGNAIPPPSFGTLVDIEHVMREVVAEQVTQPKQTLAAKDAKDNGVHCCEFCPKTFKKAHKLGLHRRIHTGEKPHLCVSCGKAFARKDHMLKHMNIHLKRRQFSLMNAANAGGEEQHSPESTIDVGDEEEKPAADDVNIEEKPVEEDVEEDEELEMEKMESEETKGSPETEDKEEEVASVNQEGQELHVCSICGHAFRKVYNLQSHMQIHTERTLFECGVCSKQFKVKKNYEAHLLNHELQMDLTEEIIESSDLNKARSQRAQCTTCGKWLVSMSSLETHMRSHTGERPFQCNICEHAFIRKSDMLRHMKSHTGERPYECTHCLTTFSRKDKLVFHLKKHDEGT, encoded by the coding sequence ATGAAAATGCATGCTGCCATACATAAAGTTGATGGCAATAGACTAGGTGGTATGTTGGAAGAAGCCAGAAATAAGGACTTGGTAAGCAGAGGGCTTCCTATACCAGTTAATACATCTGCCCCACATACTTGCTCATATTGTGGCATGACTTTTACCCAGAGTTATAAGTATAAACGACACCTGAGGGTACACACGGGGGAAAAGCCTTACGAATGCTTCTGCGGTAGCCGTTACTCGCGTTCCGAAAGGCTCCGCAGGCATCAGATAAAGTGCCATGGGTTTCCTGAGATTACTTCACGTAATGGGCTGCCCATGAATATGATGCCACAAGTTCTATTGCAAGTTAAACAGACTGTAAGCGGTGTTTCTCTTGAAGCGAATGAAGCAGGCTTGTTAGAGTCCACAAAATGTGATGCTCAACCTGATGTCAAACCTGAAATTGGAGTTAATGAAGGCAATGCGATTCCCCCTCCTTCCTTTGGCACTTTAGTTGATATTGAGCATGTCATGAGAGAAGTTGTTGCAGAACAGGTCACTCAACCAAAGCAGACACTTGCTGCTAAAGATGCTAAAGACAATGGCGTGCACTGCTGTGAGTTTTGTCCAAAGACCTTCAAAAAAGCTCACAAACTAGGCCTTCACAGAAGAATCCACACAGGGGAGAAACCTCACCTTTGTGTTTCTTGTGGAAAGGCTTTTGCTCGTAAAGATCACATGTTGAAGCACATGAACATCCATTTAAAAAGGAGGCAGTTTTCCTTGATGAATGCTGCAAATGCAGGGGGTGAAGAGCAGCATTCCCCTGAGAGCACTATAGATGTAGGGGATGAAGAAGAGAAGCCAGCTGCAGATGATGTGAACATAGAAGAGAAGCCTGTTGAGGAAGAtgttgaagaagatgaagagttagagatggaGAAAATGGAGAGTGAAGAAACTAAAGGAAGTCCTGAAACTGAAGATAAGGAAGAGGAAGTAGCCTCAGTCAATCAAGAGGGTCAGGAATTacatgtgtgtagtatatgtggACATGCCTTCAGGAAGGTTTACAACCTTCAGTCCCACATGCAGATCCACACTGAACGAACCCTTTTCGAATGCGGTGTTTGTAGTAAACAGTTCAAAGTGAAAAAGAATTATGAAGCTCATTTGCTTAATCATGAACTTCAGATGGATCTCACCGAGGAAATCATAGAAAGCTCGGACCTTAACAAAGCAAGGTCGCAGCGAGCCCAGTGTACAACCTGTGGGAAGTGGTTAGTTTCTATGAGCAGTTTGGAAACGCACATGAGATCTCATACCGGTGAACGACCGTTTCAGTGCAACATTTGTGAACATGCTTTTATTCGGAAATCTGACATGTTGAGGCACATGAAATCGCATACAGGGGAGAGGCCTTATGAATGCACTCACTGTCTGACAACTTTTTCCAGGAAGGACAAACTTGTGTTTCATTTGAAGAAACATGATGAAGGCACATAG